Genomic DNA from Solanum dulcamara chromosome 4, daSolDulc1.2, whole genome shotgun sequence:
AATTTGGGATACAAAAGTCAGCAGGAAGACATAACTTGTTGAACCCATTTCCAGTATAGCAAAACCTTTTTCCTGAACATCCAAAATCCCAATGGTTTTGTTGGAAAAGAAAAACTATATTTCAGTGCAAGTCTTGTAAATAACGCCTTCCTAATATCCAGCAAGTTATCATTGACCTTCACGCTGCATGGACAAAAGAATGAGTCCAAGAAAATCTGttgaaaacaaataaaataatggcGTTTGCATTCCTCGAGCCAATAATAAGAACAAGCCAACAAGAAGAAGGCTTCTTGACAAAAATCAACAACTTTGACCAAGCATCCGAGCCCCATGTCATTTTCTGATTTCATCATCCTAAAAAACTAATCATAAAGAAGGAAGAATTTAAAGGGTGCAGGTAAGAAATATTGCTTTTAAACATAAACAAGAAAGCAAATCTTTTCTTTACAAGAAGATGACATATTCTTTGTATCTAGGAATCAAGAAGATTTCTTCCTAGATAAAGATTGAAACTTTTGGATAATTGAATATTCAAATACTCCATCCAAACTCTAAATCGACCGCCCTGGGCCTTAAAATAATGGAGTAAGAACTAAGAAGAACAAGTAGAAGCAGAACAAGAATTGGCGCCACGCCCAAAAGTCAAAAATTATTTCTGAAAATTAGGTTTCTTAATTTTGCAGTCATCCTTAGATACAAATTCAAGAATGACATAAGGGGTCGGGGATTTGGggaattgttttattttttcgtCGCAACGACCaaaaataatttgggaaaagaaCATTTATACGGGAAAAAAGGGAAAGTATTTATGCTTAGCTGTcctattattttcatatttctttttatttaaaaatgacataaatttattttataattcgCACGCTTATGTTATCCTATATCAATGGAGTATTACAGAGAATTAAGTTTAATCATATATGATACTGATAAGTATTAATATACATATGGAGTATTAcaaagatttggctttctcaaaagaactacttgaagaaaatcttgagactcttcaagatgcaagattgtaagtcaatttctaccccgcttcctattaatttcaagttatcctcaaatatgagtcctagcaatgaagcagagagaatggagatgtctcgagtaccgtatgcatcagcagtgggaagtttaatgttcgtcaTGATATGTACAaaacctgacattgcacaagcagtggaaGTGAtcagtcgatacatggctaatcctggtaaaGAGCATtagaatactgttaagaggatcctgagatatatcaagggtacctcagatgttacaatgtgttatggaggatcagactttactgttaaaggttatgttgattcagattatgcaggtggtCTTAATAAAAGTAAGTCCACCACagattatgtgtttactcttgctggaggagctgtaagctggattaaaactgcaatctatcgtgacTATATCTACGActgaagcagaatatgtagtaGCTACACAAGCGAGCAAaaaggcaatatggatgcagatgttagtGGAGGAGCTCGgacacaaacaagagaaagttgctctgttttgtgacagtcagagcgctttgcatcttgcaaagaatccatcatttcattcaaggacaaagcatatacgagttcagtatcactttgtttgTGAGAAGCTGGAAGAGGGCAGTGTGGActttcagaaaattcacaccaatgacaacctagcagatatatTTACGAaaccgatcaacagtaacaagtttaaatggtgtcgatcttctattggcctagcagaaacgtaacattgcagtaattgggtagaaaggatggtgtgaagacttaattgattctcaattaaatcttcaagtgggagaatgaaagaaagtcacaaaaggttgcttccttttTAACAAAGGCTGCCTCCTTTTTGACAAATGCACCGCgtgaagaaagaaaaatggttGGCAGAAAAGAGGAAATTGCAACGCGTAAAATTTTTACGCGTTTTTggttcctataaatagagggcctcttgccctcatttaaacCATTCAGAAAAAGTGAGTGTAAAAATagaaagagagttatacaccaaaaaaaatattgtagtcttgagtgtcctctttagtggttgtttcttttacaagagagaagtgttaattgttgttttttccttgtatttgagagcagtgtactccatattttaatagtaagatccttctaTCCCGtgatttttcccttctatctgttagaggggtttccacgtaaaattctcgtgtctaatttattttcatcatttattatcatattaaaAATTAGTTATGGTGCTTCCTCCTCTCAACAATTTAACATTGAACAAGTAGTTCCAACTTATGTTGGTTGGAAGACTCTTTAAAATTACTTTTTGGTGTTGTGTTGAATTCTTCAAAAACtatggattttttttataattcaacACGTGTGCAATAAAAATTTTAGAAATCCTAAAAACATATGTAGGTAAATTAAACATATAGTTCCAATTGATATTACTTGGATTTTTTATTAATACCATTCAGTATACGTCGAATTCATTAAAAGTTGTGCATTTATGGATCTAATAGGGTGAtgcaatattatttttgaatgaTTCAAGCAAAAATTCAAACAAATATCAAGATTTACTAATTTTTGCTTCCCCTTTCTACAACAAATTGAAGTAATATAACACTAACTCTGAAAGAATCACCAGACAAAACAGCATATGAATTTGGTGAAATATGGACATCAATCCATTCTCCATTTTTGTTGATTTGCAATCCATTGACTTGATTTTGTGATATAAAAGTCAAGAAATTATCATCTGTGTGGCCATCCAATCCAGCcgatttattattttcatctccACTAATATTAGGATAAATTTGGTGTCCAACAATTTATCAATGTGTTGTTTTAATCCCAAATTCTCCAAAATCATTTTTTACAATATTTCATCCAATCCACAAGTGAATTTGAGTAAGATTTTATCAAATTGCTGCAAAAATAAATGCACATATAATATTAGTAAGTATAAACGTTTTAAAAAGGTTGAACATATTTAGTTGATATGACTTTTTCACTTTGGATCTTTAACACAGTCTTgtgtcttttttatttatttcttaaattggggtagtaaaaagaaaaatgggAAGGAGAATTAAACTCTCAGTTATTAGATCTTTAGACATGTTACTTCTCTCGCACTTAATTTATGTGACGCCATTGaaatttaaagaattattaaaaaaaattataatttttaaatatttcaagttattaattattgtaatttgtaatatttttttttataatttttaaataatattatattattcccTATGTATTAATTTACATGGCATATATAGAAGTTTAAGAGTCAACcagttttttatatgtttttcaaatatttcaattattaattattgtgatttatagaatttttaaattatatatatcacTACTTTTGTCCCAATTTCGAGCGTTAATCAAATTTTTtgctttttaaaatttaaatattttaagttgttaattattttaatttttaatattttttacattatttttaaattacatatgTTACTTCTTTTATCCCAAATTATATGGCACCTATAGAATTTCGAGAGTTAAATTGAATTTTTCTGTCTTCTAAAtcttaaatattataatttgtcaattatcatgatttataaaaaaaattatttaatttttaaatattcaaaaaaaaaatgaaaaaataaattataatgaaaaatttatagaaattatATAAATGCTCTCCGCTGCTTCTAGACTTCGCTGTAGAGTACTAAAGTAAAGTAATTActtatcaaaatataaaaaatatctgAAGTAAATAATGATTATACGTGTCAAATTTTAACCATATACAAATGTAAAGAGACCCAAATTTTCTGACAAAATTATAGGACGTGTCAATTAATTAAAAGGTGAATGATAGCCaggttaaaattttataaaatactgTAGCTACTTATGTACGACAGGAAGCTGCGCATGTAAGTGTCGCGACTTCATGTACTAAATATATCCATTATAACAATACTCCATTGCCtaacaaaaattatttaacCAATGGCTAATTAGTTATTTTCCCAAAAAACACAAAGAAAGCATGAATTCCCCAGGAAACACATATATAAAACATAGAACGTAAAATacacactactaaaaaatacGAATTCCCAACAACTCTCGTTAAAGACATTTTCGATGAATATTTTGTCAATAATCCCAAATATACTAACAGGATTATGACAGGAACATTCATCAAAAATTCACGAGAATGCTAAAGCTAAGGAACGACAACAATTCAGACATACAATacacactactaaaaaaacacAAATTTTCAATAAAACTCATTGGAAATTGTGGCTCGTTGAAGGCATTTTCGGCGAATGTTCTCGTTAGAAGTCCCATATATACTATAGGGTGTTCTGACCAAAACGTTCATCGAAAATTCATATTTAGCATATCAAACACCACAATAAGCCTTGAAAATATCACTGGGAGCTCGAGAGAcattttttgatgaagtaacATACTCAAATAATCCAAGCATTTCATATGGCTTGAAGAGTAAAGGGTGTTCTTCATCCACAAGTTCTTTTGGGGCCTCTATGAAGTGACCTGGTTttgataatgaaaataattgaatGGAGAATCTATCACTCTCTCCGGCCATTGCTACCCTATGGACGGGAGAATGCAATCGACCATTCGTCCATGCCTGCATAAATTTACTCACGTCGTCAGTGCATAAAACTCAAATTCTATTCGCCattaaaaataactattttttcgacaaatatcataaaattagagcaAGCTAGAAATACAAACCACAATTAAACCTACATTTTATGCAAATTTtgattcatttttaattttgcATCAACATATTAAACATGTGGttccaaaaaaatattgtgtGTTTCAAACTTTTGGAGGATCTCATATAGATGTACgagataatatttttgaaaagtcGAACAACATAGGTTCCATTCAAATATCAagatttattttcatttttaattttgcACGAAGAAATTAAACATGTAGCTAATTCCAATCCATGTTTACCTGAATTCTATCTACTAAAATATTGTTGAATGTGTACCAGCTCCTTTCAAAGCTATATTTTAATTAGAAGGATTCAACATAAACATAAATGTTATAACATATTTGGACAACTTGAGTAACATAGGAAAGCTCGATGATTCATTTTCAGTTTTGCATGAAATTTAACATTAAACAAGTAGTTCCAACGTATGTTTGTTGGAAGACTCTTCAAAATTACATTTTTGATGTTGTGCTGAATTCTTCAAAAGCTATACATTTCTTACAGTTCAACACGTGTGCAATAAAATTTTTagagatttaaaaaatatatgtaggTAAATCAAACACGTGTGCAATAAAATTTTTagagatttaaaaaatatatgtaggTAAATCAAACACGTAGTTCCAATCGATATTACTTAGATTCTTTATAAATACTGTCCAGTATATGGCGAATCCTTTAAAGCAATGCATTTATAGGGTGAggcaatattatttttgaaggaTCCAAACAAAAATTCGTACCAAGTATCaagatttctttatttttgcttcCCCTTTCTAAAACAAATTGAAGTGATATAACACTTACTCTGAAGGAATCACCAGACAAAACAGCATATGAGTTTGGTGAAATGTTGACATCAATCCACTCTCCATTTTTGTTGATTTGCAATCCATTGACTTGATTTTGTGATATAAAAGTCAAAAAATTACCATCTGTGTGGCCACCCAATCCAGtagatttattattttcatctccACTAATATTTGATGATCCCTTATAATGGGTAAATCTAAATAGGATAAAATTGGGATCCAACAATTCATCAATTTGATGTTTTAATCCCAAATTCTCCAAAATCATCCTTTTCAACATTTCATCCAATTCCACAAGTGGATTTGAATAAGATTTTATCAAATTGCTGCAAAAATTAATGCACATATAATATTAGTATAAACATTTAAAGAAGGTTGAACATATTTAGTTGATATGCCTTTTTCACTTTGGATCTTTAACAAAGTCttgtatatgttttttttaacaaaattgGGGTAGTGAAAAGAAAATTGGGAAGGGGAATTAAACTCACTAATTAGATCACTAGATATGTATGAGGATCTACGTCAGTATGAACCCAATACATGATAttgtttcaatttcaatttatgtgacaaaatttgaaaaatcattcaaatttcttatgatttttaaatatttcaaattgataattattgtgatttgtaataattttttacATCCTTTTTACATTATATATGTCACTTTTTGTGCAAGTTTTGAGtgttaatcaatttttttgtcttttaaaatttaaatatttgaagtagTTAATTATAgtgatttttaataatttatataattttttatgtaattttcaaatattcaaaaaactaaaaaaataaattaaaataaaaattttattgaaattatataaatgaCCTCCGCTCAGCGGGTACGTCGGCCAAAAGGTGTCAGCTTCTAGAGTCTAGACTAGTACTccctctgttttttttttaacttaccaaaaattttctaatttgattctttctttttacttgaCAAATTTGACCATGACAAATCAAAAAagtacaatttatttttatttactatattctcaatttattaaaaagttaatatctttgaaatttgtaaaaaaatttaaaattttaaatgatcAATCCATCTATAAATCTAgagtatcaaaatattttaaaatttaaattatgactttaatgattaataaaaataaaataataaactcactatatcaatcattaatttcttaataaaatttaatttcttaATAAAATTTGATAAAGTGAAAAAAAAGGGAGGTAGTGCTAAAGTAAAGTAACTATTTATCAAAATGTGAAAAGATATCTGAAGTTAATAATTAATGATTACACGTGTCCTATAACCCATATACAAATGTAAAGAGACTCAAATTTTCATCTACGTGTCAAAGCTTAGTGACAAAGTTATAGCACTTGTCCATTTATTTTTGATCCCCACAATTAATTTTCAATGCATAGTcaagttaaaattttataaaactGTGGCGACTTGATgtactaaatattttttttaatgtcgTCGTCGGTTCTTCAATTTGTTTCAAAACTGTGATGAAGAATAAATTCGACAAAGAGACTTCAACTGACCTAACTAAAAATTTCAGTAATCAACTTCGTACCTTTTGAATACTTCCGCAACttaaaatttgtatttttttaaaacatgttttatcaaatatatttataaaataatggcAAATTATATTAACAAATGCtaatactaaaaaaataaaattaagaatttttaaaaactatttaGAGCCAAACAAAGTGTAAGTAAATACACTTGTGAATGACGTGATGTGGTATGTAGacgaaaaattttaaaatcataaactttatcgttgaaattaaattaataataatgattaaaaaaaagagtagaCATACCAGAAATCATGATTACCATGAGGCCAAAAGATATTAGCAAAATTTTCAACACTTTGAGGATTAAGCAAATCAGGAATACACAAACTCTCATACGATGGCAAGTGTGGAATCATCCCCATGTAGCCATGTAATGGTTTTTCTGAGAAATTTTTCAATTTGGTCTCCAAAggaaattcaaatatttcttttgaaATACCAAACATGCCTTCTCTAATTTCATTTGAAGCTTTATCATATATTGCTTCAAAACaaccatattcttgtaaagCTTCAAAAACTTGATTTTTTGTGGATTCCCAAAGTGGAGTATTTGGTTTTAGCTCTTGATGATTGGAAAAATCTATGGTGGGAACTTTAACTGATTTGGTAGATGCCATTGATGTACTTTTTAGAATATGAACAAAGAGACAGAGAAAGGAGAAAACCTTAAAAGTTTGGTCTAGTAAAGAGGAAATAGATGATACCTATATATATAGCTAAATCTGTCAAAAAAAACGCGTATAGTACACcgctttatttatattttagtcAATAAAGTAAATGTGAATATGATTCATTGAAAGCGTGCGTAACTTTGCTTAAGGGTTAAGTTCACAAATGGCATGATAGCATATGAATAAGTGTCAAAACACCCTTGCACTATTTCGTTTTTTCTAGTTTCCtccttaaattattaaaagCGTGAGTTTCATATATAAattatcatttattaatttgaaaacatatttcagtagtatatgtaatataatctttctattttttgaaaaaaaatcttgCCATATGGCAATCCacatagataaaatatttttatcttaataaaaattaaatgaactattaatattagttaaaaattaaagaataaagtatttttattctaaaaaataaattatttttttataaaacaaattacttttttaaaagaagaaactattcttttttaaaataaaatttaaaatattttgctcactCACTCCACGCCCGCCCACACAATCcccgtccttttattttttaaaaaaatattaaaaaaaaattataattttttttaaaaaattcatacttcacctCTCATTTTGTATTAGATATGTACACAATagatatatttttaagaaaatatttttttctacttgtgTACCGAATATAAcaaacataaatttttattttatttaaagataaaaatacttttctaaaatcatatgtatatatataatacaaaatgagaaaaaaaattaaagctgAGGGTTAGGTGGGACGGGGtaggattttttttcttaaaaaaaataaaaatatctaaattattatttgaagggagatagatgaagtaagaatttttttaaaaacttttataataaaaatttataaataaaaataaaaattggggTTTGGGAGGGGGGTTGGTTGGTAAGAGAAAGTGGCCGAGTGAGGTAGAAtaagtattttatattttattttataattattttgggTGGGAGAtaataatactttaatctttaattttaactaattctaataatttatttaatttttgttaagttaaaatattttgtcAATATGGAGTGTaatgtgataatttttttaaataaaagagagagtgtagtacacaccatgatgagagtggaataaaatagtgaggtgtgtttctcaaattaataagtgatagtttaggtatgaaattcacactcccaatagtttaggtagaaaactcaaaaaaaaaagatagttcAGATGTATTTTTGATACTTatctctaaaaataaatatcttaaATTTTGGCATTTGAATTTAGGAATAAATTTTAGGTTACctaaatatatcatatttagaaaataattactattcatagttatgtaatttttatacatgtataattcacttttaatacataatatttttttttaaaacaaaaataagcCTAAAACattttaacacttaaaatacATCATATTACATGTAAAACTTACTTTTATACATAGTGTAATACAAGTATATTACATACATAACTTGTTTTTAATACATAGTGCACTTTTttaatcaaaacaaatataatacattttgtTCATTTATAATACATGTAGTTAAA
This window encodes:
- the LOC129885986 gene encoding probable 2-oxoglutarate-dependent dioxygenase AOP1 — translated: MASTKSVKVPTIDFSNHQELKPNTPLWESTKNQVFEALQEYGCFEAIYDKASNEIREGMFGISKEIFEFPLETKLKNFSEKPLHGYMGMIPHLPSYESLCIPDLLNPQSVENFANIFWPHGNHDFCNLIKSYSNPLVELDEMLKRMILENLGLKHQIDELLDPNFILFRFTHYKGSSNISGDENNKSTGLGGHTDGNFLTFISQNQVNGLQINKNGEWIDVNISPNSYAVLSGDSFRAWTNGRLHSPVHRVAMAGESDRFSIQLFSLSKPGHFIEAPKELVDEEHPLLFKPYEMLGLFEYVTSSKNVSRAPSDIFKAYCGV